A single window of Flavobacterium sp. 140616W15 DNA harbors:
- a CDS encoding AraC family transcriptional regulator, with the protein MDTGKELLFFFSALGAFNGIILGVYFFFFTKKKYFANYFLGALLFALSIRIAKSVFIYFDPTLPRTYLQIGLSACFFIGPFLYYFFKASVKNINSIPQRWKLTLIFWLLLIVTVGILYPYKDYPKLWNLYFVKLIYLQWFIYIVFSGFTIKAILKIIVSRMYKASPAEIWLSMIYLGNVLLFTFYFLALINAPSISYISGSIIFSFILYLIISILLYRKKTDDLFLLNSSKHSGKKIDSAEEIILLQKLENAMIEKELYKNPNLTLQDLAKEINSTSHQLSQFLNTNLGKNFTSYVNEFRINEACKIIASNDKLTLESIGYDVGFNSKSTFFASFKKHTGTTPLSYQQQALLT; encoded by the coding sequence ATGGATACAGGCAAAGAACTTTTATTCTTTTTTAGTGCTTTAGGGGCTTTTAACGGAATTATTCTAGGAGTTTATTTCTTTTTCTTTACAAAGAAAAAGTATTTTGCAAATTATTTTTTAGGTGCACTTTTATTTGCATTAAGTATCAGAATTGCAAAATCTGTATTTATATATTTTGATCCCACTTTGCCAAGAACATATCTTCAAATTGGGCTTTCGGCCTGCTTTTTTATAGGTCCATTTTTATATTATTTTTTTAAAGCTTCAGTTAAAAATATAAATAGCATACCTCAAAGATGGAAGCTCACGCTTATTTTTTGGTTGTTATTAATTGTTACTGTAGGAATACTATATCCATACAAAGATTACCCAAAACTTTGGAATCTTTATTTTGTGAAACTTATCTATTTACAATGGTTTATTTATATTGTTTTTTCAGGTTTTACAATTAAAGCAATACTAAAAATTATTGTAAGCAGAATGTATAAAGCAAGCCCAGCAGAAATATGGTTAAGTATGATTTATTTAGGGAATGTATTACTTTTTACATTTTATTTTCTAGCCTTAATTAATGCACCATCTATTTCATACATAAGTGGATCTATAATTTTTTCTTTCATTTTGTATCTAATAATTTCGATTCTTTTGTATAGAAAAAAAACGGATGATTTATTTTTACTCAATTCGTCAAAACATTCAGGTAAAAAGATAGATTCAGCCGAAGAAATAATTTTATTGCAAAAACTTGAGAATGCAATGATAGAAAAAGAACTGTATAAAAATCCAAATTTGACATTGCAGGATTTAGCCAAAGAAATAAATAGTACGAGCCATCAATTATCTCAATTTTTAAATACTAATCTGGGAAAGAATTTTACCAGTTACGTTAATGAATTTAGAATAAACGAAGCTTGCAAAATAATAGCTTCAAATGATAAACTTACGTTAGAATCTATTGGCTACGATGTAGGTTTTAATTCTAAATCAACCTTTTTTGCCTCATTTAAAAAACATACAGGAACAACGCCATTAAGCTATCAACAACAAGCCTTATTGACTTAA
- a CDS encoding type IX secretion system membrane protein PorP/SprF: MKFNYILAFAFTLILFSARGQQDAQFSDYKLNMSSFNPAFAGFFDGSVLLIHRTQFTGFKGAPESKNLNVNIPLTMNMGAGINVSSEKIGVTEELVITGDYSYTIFTDEINMLSFGLKAGFNMLNVDYTLLDLQNNNDLSFENNIVNRISPRIGVGFLFNTPKWFIGISTPNFIKESYDPTVKGISVTKPQIYFTTGYQTALTDELLFKPSILAKEVQGSPLAIDFALNFEFKEKFRFGTSYRWKSAITGIVGVNVLPEFQAGYAYDHNINGLGKYAPSSHQFYIKYTFKQSKNMRRDCGCSFTDPINNIGF; the protein is encoded by the coding sequence ATGAAATTTAATTACATATTAGCTTTTGCATTTACTTTAATTCTATTTTCTGCAAGAGGCCAACAAGATGCACAGTTTTCAGATTATAAACTTAATATGTCAAGTTTTAATCCTGCTTTTGCAGGTTTCTTCGACGGAAGTGTATTATTGATTCACCGAACGCAATTCACGGGTTTTAAAGGGGCACCGGAAAGTAAAAATCTAAATGTCAATATTCCACTTACGATGAATATGGGAGCAGGTATCAATGTGTCGAGTGAAAAAATAGGTGTAACGGAAGAACTAGTTATAACAGGAGATTATTCATATACTATTTTTACAGACGAAATTAATATGCTTTCGTTTGGACTTAAAGCTGGTTTTAATATGCTTAATGTAGATTATACTTTGCTTGATTTACAGAATAATAATGATTTGAGTTTTGAGAATAATATTGTAAACAGAATATCTCCTAGAATAGGAGTGGGCTTTTTATTTAATACTCCAAAATGGTTTATAGGAATATCTACGCCCAATTTTATAAAGGAAAGTTACGACCCAACCGTTAAAGGAATATCAGTTACAAAACCTCAAATTTATTTTACGACAGGTTATCAAACAGCACTTACCGATGAATTATTATTTAAACCTTCAATTTTAGCAAAAGAAGTGCAAGGATCACCATTAGCAATAGATTTTGCACTAAATTTTGAATTCAAGGAAAAGTTTCGTTTTGGAACTTCATATCGTTGGAAATCAGCTATAACTGGGATCGTAGGAGTTAATGTACTTCCTGAATTTCAGGCAGGATATGCATACGATCACAATATCAACGGATTAGGAAAATATGCTCCATCATCACATCAATTTTATATAAAATATACATTTAAGCAGTCTAAAAACATGCGTCGTGATTGTGGTTGCAGTTTTACGGATCCAATTAATAATATCGGTTTTTAA